A part of Syntrophales bacterium genomic DNA contains:
- a CDS encoding class I SAM-dependent rRNA methyltransferase, with the protein MPNKLYPEVILKRGRELSLIQGHPWIYSGAIAEYPTDVEPGSVVCLLSHEKRPLALGFLNTKSNIAFRVLSFNTEVRIDETFWRTLIKRAKQLRERIIPPHTNAYRLINAEGDGIPGVILDYYNGYCVLSVETAGMEREYEKLIGAIIKEINPISIYERSASPARSKEGLNDRTGTVWGKDPPEFVDIRESGYEFSVNIMKGQKTGFFLDQRDNRYLVQNLSSGLKILNGFSYTGAFTVYACGGRARKVISVDSSESACNMVNYHLKKNGFSPADHPTIKEDMFSFLRNTRETYDLIILDPPAFSRTKNDVQKAARGYKDINLHAFKQLTLGGFLITFSCSTFIDEELFTKIVLAAANDAGRQARLLKKLGPGADHPTLLAHKEGRYLKGLLLYVQ; encoded by the coding sequence ATGCCAAACAAGCTCTATCCCGAAGTCATTCTGAAACGTGGAAGAGAACTATCTCTTATCCAGGGACATCCATGGATATACTCGGGAGCCATTGCGGAATACCCCACGGATGTTGAACCAGGTTCTGTAGTCTGCCTACTCAGTCATGAGAAAAGACCTCTGGCCTTAGGTTTCCTCAATACCAAATCGAACATCGCATTCCGCGTTCTAAGTTTTAACACAGAAGTCCGTATCGATGAGACCTTCTGGAGAACTCTCATTAAAAGGGCAAAACAACTCAGGGAGAGGATCATACCTCCACACACAAATGCCTACCGACTTATAAACGCAGAAGGCGATGGCATACCGGGTGTTATTCTCGATTATTACAATGGGTATTGCGTGCTTTCTGTAGAAACGGCAGGAATGGAAAGGGAATATGAGAAACTTATTGGGGCTATCATCAAAGAAATAAATCCTATATCCATCTACGAGCGAAGTGCTAGCCCAGCACGATCAAAGGAAGGTCTAAACGACAGAACAGGCACAGTATGGGGGAAAGATCCACCCGAGTTTGTAGATATCAGAGAATCAGGTTATGAATTTTCAGTGAACATTATGAAAGGTCAAAAAACAGGATTCTTTTTGGACCAGAGAGATAACAGATATCTCGTTCAGAACCTATCATCAGGCTTGAAAATCCTAAATGGTTTCTCATACACAGGGGCTTTCACCGTCTACGCCTGCGGTGGTCGAGCACGAAAAGTAATATCTGTCGATTCATCGGAATCTGCATGTAACATGGTCAACTATCACTTGAAGAAAAACGGTTTTTCTCCAGCAGACCATCCCACTATTAAAGAAGATATGTTTTCTTTCCTGAGAAACACAAGAGAGACCTATGACTTAATCATTCTCGACCCTCCTGCATTTTCACGTACCAAAAATGACGTGCAAAAGGCAGCTAGGGGCTACAAAGACATTAACCTTCATGCTTTCAAGCAACTAACACTTGGTGGATTTTTAATTACATTTTCCTGCTCGACGTTCATCGATGAAGAACTCTTTACAAAAATAGTACTCGCCGCCGCTAATGATGCGGGAAGGCAGGCACGTCTCCTAAAAAAACTGGGACCCGGTGCGGATCACCCAACACTTCTTGCACACAAAGAGGGTAGGTATCTAAAGGGACTGCTACTCTATGTTCAATAA
- a CDS encoding glutamine--tRNA ligase/YqeY domain fusion protein — translation MTAAETTSSTDFIREIIERELKEGKHERIVTRFPPEPNGYLHIGHAKSVCLNFGIAEQFGGICNLRMDDTDPSGESMEFVDSIINDVRWLGFDWEDRLYFASDYFDKLYDYAVELIKKGKAYVCALTPDEIREYRGTLTEPGKESPYRNRPVEENLELFERMRRGEFDDGALVLRAKIDMSSPNLVMRDPVIYRIKRTPHYRTGTKWVIYPMYDFAHCLSDYIEGVTHSICTLEFENNRQLYDWFLDELVTGKRPRQIEFARLNLSYTVLSKRKLSELVEKGIVSGWDDPRMPTIAGMRRRGYTPAAIRDFAARIGVARSDSLVDVSLLESCVRDDLNKTAVRAMAVLKPLRLVIDNYPEGRVEEFECPKNPLEPMMGTRRVPFSKILFIDEEDFMEDPPKNFKRLAPGREVRLRYAYIVKCKDVVRDPNTGKILEVRCTYDPSSLNTATGEARKVDGVIHWVSAEHAVSAEVRLFDRLFTVPDPGSEEDFLKYVNPDSLKVLTGCFVEPNLKDASPEDRFQFERVGYFCVDLKDSRDGKLVFNRTVTLKDSWSKIAKKQTSMS, via the coding sequence ATGACAGCTGCGGAGACGACTTCTTCCACAGATTTTATAAGGGAGATTATAGAACGTGAGTTAAAAGAAGGAAAACACGAACGAATAGTTACAAGATTTCCGCCGGAGCCCAATGGGTATTTACACATCGGCCACGCTAAGAGCGTCTGTCTAAATTTCGGAATTGCGGAGCAGTTCGGGGGTATCTGTAACCTAAGAATGGACGATACGGATCCAAGTGGAGAGTCAATGGAGTTTGTGGACTCTATCATCAATGACGTCCGTTGGCTTGGTTTTGATTGGGAAGACAGATTGTACTTTGCCTCTGACTATTTCGATAAGCTCTACGATTACGCGGTGGAATTGATAAAAAAGGGGAAAGCGTATGTGTGTGCTCTTACGCCCGACGAGATAAGGGAGTACAGAGGAACGTTGACAGAGCCGGGCAAGGAGAGCCCGTACAGGAATCGCCCGGTAGAAGAAAATCTTGAACTCTTTGAAAGGATGCGCCGCGGTGAGTTCGATGATGGTGCGTTGGTTTTGCGGGCAAAGATAGACATGTCATCCCCTAACTTGGTGATGAGGGATCCTGTTATTTACCGAATTAAACGGACTCCCCACTACCGAACAGGTACAAAATGGGTAATTTATCCTATGTATGACTTTGCCCATTGTTTGTCTGACTATATTGAAGGCGTGACACATTCTATTTGTACACTGGAGTTTGAGAATAATCGTCAACTTTACGACTGGTTTTTAGATGAGTTGGTCACGGGAAAGCGGCCTCGCCAGATAGAATTCGCTCGGCTGAACCTGAGCTATACTGTTCTGAGCAAAAGAAAGCTAAGCGAGCTTGTGGAAAAAGGGATAGTCAGCGGTTGGGATGATCCCCGTATGCCGACGATTGCCGGCATGAGGCGCCGAGGTTATACACCTGCAGCGATACGTGATTTTGCAGCGCGTATAGGTGTAGCGAGAAGTGACAGTTTGGTAGACGTATCTCTTTTGGAGTCTTGTGTGAGAGATGATTTAAATAAAACGGCTGTGCGAGCAATGGCTGTTCTTAAACCACTTAGACTTGTGATCGATAACTACCCGGAAGGTCGGGTTGAAGAATTTGAATGTCCGAAAAATCCACTCGAGCCCATGATGGGAACTAGGAGAGTTCCTTTTTCCAAGATACTTTTTATCGATGAAGAAGACTTTATGGAGGATCCTCCAAAGAATTTTAAGCGATTGGCACCAGGGAGAGAAGTGAGGCTTCGGTATGCGTACATAGTTAAATGTAAGGATGTGGTCAGAGACCCAAATACGGGAAAGATTTTGGAGGTTCGTTGTACATACGACCCATCTTCGCTTAATACAGCCACGGGAGAAGCTAGAAAAGTAGATGGGGTTATCCACTGGGTTTCGGCGGAACATGCAGTGTCCGCTGAGGTACGGCTCTTCGATAGGTTGTTTACTGTGCCAGATCCAGGCAGTGAGGAAGATTTTCTAAAATACGTTAATCCGGATTCTCTAAAGGTTCTTACTGGTTGTTTTGTAGAACCAAATTTGAAAGATGCTTCTCCTGAGGATCGTTTCCAGTTTGAGAGAGTGGGTTACTTCTGTGTGGATTTGAAAGATAGCAGGGATGGAAAACTGGTCTTCAATCGCACGGTTACTTTGAAAGATTCGTGGAGTAAGATTGCAAAGAAGCAAACTT